The Sesamum indicum cultivar Zhongzhi No. 13 linkage group LG2, S_indicum_v1.0, whole genome shotgun sequence genome contains a region encoding:
- the LOC105155684 gene encoding uncharacterized protein LOC105155684, with protein MKPNRVLDSRRFIASCFVFIVFLCILASINEIRFDSLLKLGECALSRTPYHNASVQESHHISTTPPVSSSSDDIRILLGILTLPDHYHKRHFLRLIYGTQSTVGARIDVKFVFCNLTKEDQKVLVALEIMRYDDIIILNCQENMNKGKTYTYFSSLPDMLLNDTNVPYPPYHYVMKGDDDVYFRLQSLADSLIPLPRQDLYYGYVIPCPSMDPFVHYMSGMGYLISWDIVEWLKDSDIPKKHLQGPEDKVFGEWLRDGHRGKNRYNAKWSMYNYPEPPTRCTHELWPDTIAVHLLKTQEKWIRTLNYFNVTKDLKPSKLYHIP; from the coding sequence ATGAAGCCTAATAGAGTACTGGACAGCCGGCGATTCATCGCGTCGTGCTTCGTCTTCATCGTTTTCCTATGCATTTTAGCCTCAATCAACGAAATCCGATTCGATAGTCTTCTAAAGTTAGGTGAATGTGCGCTCTCTCGTACGCCATATCACAATGCATCAGTACAAGAATCACATCACATCAGCACAACACCACCAGTATCTTCATCTTCAGACGACATTAGGATACTTCTTGGGATTCTCACGCTCCCTGACCACTACCACAAACGGCACTTCCTCCGCCTCATCTACGGCACACAATCTACCGTAGGGGCACGAATCGATGTGAAATTTGTGTTTTGCAACCTCACCAAGGAGGACCAAAAGGTCTTAGTGGCGCTAGAAATCATGCGTTACGATGACATAATAATCCTCAACTGCCAAGAAAACATGAACAAGGGCAAGACCTACACCTACTTCTCGAGCTTGCCCGATATGCTCCTAAACGACACGAACGTGCCATATCCGCCCTATCACTACGTGATGAAAGGGGACGATGATGTGTACTTCAGGTTGCAGAGTTTAGCTGACTCTCTAATTCCACTACCTAGACAAGACTTGTACTACGGGTACGTTATCCCGTGCCCCAGCATGGACCCATTCGTACACTACATGTCGGGTATGGGTTATTTGATCTCTTGGGACATCGTTGAGTGGCTTAAGGATTCGGATATTCCCAAGAAGCATCTCCAAGGCCCGGAGGATAAGGTTTTCGGGGAGTGGCTAAGGGACGGCCATCGGGGTAAGAACAGGTACAATGCGAAATGGTCGATGTACAACTATCCGGAGCCACCTACGAGGTGTACGCACGAGCTGTGGCCGGATACCATAGCCGTTCATCTTTTGAAGACTCAGGAGAAGTGGATTCGGACATTGAACTATTTCAATGTCACTAAGGATCTGAAACCTTCGAAATTGTATCATATACCATAG
- the LOC105155683 gene encoding non-specific lipid-transfer protein A-like — MKGGIAAVFAILAIISLVVQPGGAVTCGQVDAALVPCISYLTGHVDSPSAACCGGVKAVKGMAETTADKRACCSCVKAAANRYADLKDDAAQSLPTKCGVQMDVPISRSVDCDKIN, encoded by the exons ATGAAGGGTGGCATCGCAGCAGTCTTTGCAATTCTTGCCATTATCTCACTGGTTGTGCAGCCAGGAGGGGCTGTAACTTGTGGTCAGGTCGATGCTGCTTTGGTTCCGTGCATCAGTTACCTCACCGGACACGTAGATAGCCCATCGGCCGCATGTTGTGGTGGGGTGAAGGCGGTGAAAGGGATGGCTGAAACAACGGCTGACAAGAGGGCTTGCTGTAGCTGCGTAAAGGCCGCTGCCAACCGATACGCCGACTTGAAGGATGACGCAGCCCAGAGTCTTCCCACCAAGTGCGGCGTCCAAATGGACGTCCCTATCTCACGCAGCGTCGACTGCGACAA GATCAACTAA